The Microbacterium sp. KUDC0406 genome includes a window with the following:
- a CDS encoding CinA family protein — MSDAAELIGALRSRGWTLGVAESLTGGAVSAELVSVPGASNALLGAVVAYATPVKHSLLGVDQVLLDAHGPVHPDVAAQMADGVRRTVLVDGRPADVGISTTGIAGPDSPDGQPVGTVHVGVATPVGRVVRSFVFDGDRAQVRRRSADAAIAAALELVRE, encoded by the coding sequence ATGAGCGATGCTGCGGAACTGATCGGCGCGCTGCGCAGCCGCGGGTGGACCCTCGGTGTCGCGGAATCCCTCACCGGGGGAGCGGTGTCGGCCGAGCTGGTCTCGGTCCCCGGCGCGTCGAACGCCCTGCTCGGTGCCGTGGTCGCCTACGCCACCCCCGTCAAGCACAGCCTTCTGGGCGTCGACCAGGTCCTGCTCGACGCCCACGGCCCGGTGCATCCGGACGTCGCAGCGCAGATGGCCGACGGTGTTCGAAGGACGGTCCTGGTCGACGGGCGTCCCGCCGACGTGGGCATCAGCACCACCGGCATCGCCGGCCCCGACTCGCCCGACGGTCAGCCGGTCGGCACGGTGCACGTCGGTGTCGCGACACCCGTGGGGCGGGTGGTGCGGTCGTTCGTGTTCGACGGTGATCGCGCACAGGTGCGCCGTCGCAGCGCGGATGCCGCGATCGCCGCAGCTCTCGAACTGGTGAGGGAATAG
- the pgsA gene encoding CDP-diacylglycerol--glycerol-3-phosphate 3-phosphatidyltransferase, which yields MAIPRQLPNAITVARIPLAAVFLVLLLMGGTYGEAQPVLRWISAVLFVIAISTDWVDGYLARRYDIVSDFGKLWDPIADKLLTGAGFIGLAILAEVPWWIVIIILIREWGITVHRLMIRSEHVVAAAWMGKIKTVVQAVALSWALLPLHVLVGMPAWIVVTQTLMITALVLTVASGIDYIVAQVRGSRAARG from the coding sequence ATGGCCATTCCCCGGCAGCTCCCCAACGCGATCACCGTCGCCCGCATCCCGCTCGCGGCGGTGTTCCTCGTGCTCCTGCTCATGGGCGGTACGTACGGCGAGGCCCAGCCCGTGCTGCGCTGGATCTCCGCCGTGCTGTTCGTCATCGCGATCTCGACCGACTGGGTGGACGGGTACCTCGCGCGCAGGTACGACATCGTCAGCGACTTCGGCAAGCTGTGGGACCCGATCGCCGACAAGCTGCTGACCGGCGCCGGATTCATCGGGCTCGCGATCCTGGCCGAGGTGCCGTGGTGGATCGTCATCATCATCCTGATCCGCGAGTGGGGCATCACCGTGCACCGACTCATGATCCGGAGCGAGCACGTCGTCGCAGCGGCGTGGATGGGCAAGATCAAGACCGTCGTCCAGGCGGTGGCGCTGAGCTGGGCGCTGCTGCCGCTGCACGTCCTGGTCGGGATGCCGGCCTGGATCGTCGTGACCCAGACGCTGATGATCACCGCCCTCGTTCTCACCGTGGCGAGCGGCATCGACTACATCGTCGCGCAGGTGCGCGGATCGCGCGCGGCACGCGGATGA